The sequence below is a genomic window from Calditrichota bacterium.
CCAGCTATTAGATTAATTTTCAAATTAGGCAGTTTTCGGCGTGATAAATTATGAAACAATTTTTATTCCTGACATCCTTTTGTTTTCTATTATTTTCAAATGTTCTGGCACAAAAATCTAAATTTGACCAGATCTTTTTGCAAGATGGATTGTCACAAAGCCATGTTAGCGACATTCTTCAGGACAAGTTTGGATATATTTGGTTTGCAACCCACGATGGCCTTAACAGATATGATGGATACAATATAAAAATATTTCGCCACGATCCGGGTGAACCGGGTTCAATAAAAGGCAATTGGATAAATAATATTTATACGGATAGTCAGGGAAGAATCTGGTGTGTACTTGGAATTGGCGGGGTGAGTATTTATAACCCCAAAACAAATTCTTTTACTTATCTTAATAAAAACAAAAGTGAAGTATCTTTAGTCGATGATCTGATTTTAGATTTTTGCGAAGATTATCAGGGCAATGTCATTTTAACCACACCAAAAGGTTTGAATATTATCCCGGCCAACTTTTTAATTAATCCAGAATCAAAAATTTTAAGCTTTTCTAAAGCGACTGTCAAATGTGCGGTAGATAGTTTTAATGGTGTTTGGGGATTAGCGGCAGATGGATTGTTATATCGCTTTACTATATTTGGAAATACGATGAGCCCACATGAGCTTATTTATAATGAGAACATTGATGACAAGAATATATCAAACCTTGGTCCAAATCAGCTCTTTGTTCATAATGGCAATTCTATCTGGCTAACAAAAGGCTCAGGTCAGATTGTTAATTATGTAATTCAAGATGACCAGCAAATAAAGGAAGGTGTTTATTTTCAAACCGAGAATAATGATGATGTTATAGCAATAAAAAGTATCAATTCTTCAGTTTATTTTGTCACAAAAACAGGGGGGCTTTATTCAAATAACATGGGTAAGTTTACAAAATTACAAGCCTTCTCATTTATACTACGGTCTGTGGTTTCAGACAAAAAGGGGATTCTGTGGTTGATTTCCAACTCGAATGAGCTAATCCAGTTTAATGTAAATGATAATGCAACTGATAGATTTTCTATGGGCGAAAGTTTAACATCACGCGATTTTACTACAGCTCTATTCACAGATAATTCGCAAAATATCTGGATTGGAACAAATCGAAAAGGAGTTTTGAAATTCAGCCCAAATAAAGTTTTATTTCAACATTTTGTTGGTGATAAAAACAATCCATTGGTTACTTCCTTTGCAGAAAAGTCAAAAAATGAGATGTATATCGGGACATTTGGGGCAGGATTGTTTTTGTATAATTCCCGAGAAAAATCATTAACTAACATATCCAAGGAACCGTCACATATATCAAGCCTGGAAATAGATAAGAAAGGTAGTTTATGGTTAGGTTCTGCAAATGGTGTTGTCTTTAAAATAGAGCAATCCGGATCTCAAATTTTTAAAACAAGCATTTCAGCAGGGTACAATATTCGTGATATACTAAAATGGGAAAACAATCTTTATCTGGCAACCGATGGCAAGGGGCTTGTCAAATATAATCTGGCTAAAAAAACGTATAAGTATTTTGAGGTTAAATCTGATGGGCGCGGAACAAGTTCCCATTTTGTATGGGCACTTCATCGGGATAAATATGATAAAATTTGGCTAGGAATGGCAGCTGGTGGTCTAAACAGGTACGATCCACAATCAGGTCGATTTGATTATTTTTTTGATGACCCACAAAATAAAGCTGCACTTAATAATAAAACTGTTAATACGATGTATGAAGATTCTGATAACCTGTGGCTTGGTACTTACAGCGGTGGTTTAAATAAGCTTTCATTAAATACCTTAACTTTTTCTGCTATAACCCAAAAAAATGGTATTAGTGGTAATATGATCACCGGAATTATACCTGGTAATAACAATTCTCTTTGGTTGGCAACGAACAATGGAGTAACTCAATATAATATTGTTTCCGGCAAAAGTAAGCTATATGATATCAGTGATGGTTTGCAAAGCAACGAGTTTTATCCTGGAGCGTCTTATAAAAGTACTGATGGCCATATATATTTTGGAGGTATTAATGGCTTTAATTTTTTTAGCCCTGATAGCATAAATAAAAATCCCAATCCACCGGATATTATAATTACCGGTTTTAATGTGCATAATCAACCAGATAGTATTTTAACCGGGTTGTACAATTTTCCTATGACTGGTGGTGAAGAGATTATTCTTGATTATGATCATAACTATATTTCAGTTGAGTTTAGCGCGACAGATTTCACATCGCCCGCAAAAAACCAATATGCATACAGATTAACCCCAATTGATGAAAAGTATTTGTATATTGGTAACCGTCATCATGCCAGTTATAATAATCTGGATCCCGGTTCATATTCTTTAACCATAAAAGCATCAAATAACCATGGTGTTTGGAACGAAAATGGTATTTCTATAAAACTAATTATCAAACCTCCTTTTTGGCAAACAGTGTGGTTTTATATTTTAATTTTTGTTCTGCTAACAAGTATGCTCATTTTTTCCCATCGCCGCAGGGTTAAGGCCAAGCTGAAACGCGCGTTAGAGATTGAACATATTCGTGAAGAAGAGCAAACCCGAATCCGTATAAAAACAGCCCGTGATTTTCATGATGAAATGGGACATCGTTTGACACGCATTTCGATGCTCACTGAACTAATCAGCCGTAAAGAAAATAAATACTCCAAAGAGTTTAAATACCTTTTAAGCCAGATTAGTGATAATGCAAACAATCTGTATCTTGGTGCCAGGGATTTTATTTGGGCAATTGATCCGAGGAATGATTCTTTTTATGAGATGGCAATCAGGATGAAAGATTTTGGTGATGAACTTTATGACAGCACCGGGATCGATTTCCGTGTTAAGGGCATTATAACATCCCTTGAAATTGTTAATATGAGCATGGATTTACGCCGGCAAATACCTTTAATATTTAAAGAGGGGATGACTAATATTTTAAAGCATGCTCAAGCTAAAAATGTTCAACTGCAATTTGACCTGCAAGACTCAAAATGTTCAGTAATTTTGAAGGATGATGGTGTTGGTTTTGATATGGAAAGAGCATCTTCAGGGCTTGGTTTGCAAAATATTCAAGACCGTGCAAAAAAGATTGGTGCACTAATATCAATTGTTAGTAGTCCGTACAATGGAACAACTATAACCTGTACAACAAATGTCACCCAAATTGAGGGATTGATTGTAAAGAGAGACAGGGGTAAAGTAAATTCATGAAGCTTAAAATTAATATCTCACTTGTTGAGGATGATAATCTAATCAGGAGCGGTTTGGTTACGCTAATATCTGAAACAGAAGAATTTAGTTTATGTGGTGACTATTCAAATTGCGAAGACCTCCTTGATGATATTGAACAAAATACACCAGGCATTATCCTGATGGATATTGATTTACCCGGTATTTCCGGTATTGAAGGTGTTAAAAAAGTAAAGCTTAAATTCCCACAAATTGATATTATAATATTAACAGTTCACGAAAATGATGATTTGGTTTTTGAAGCCTTGTGTAATGGTGCCTGTGGATATTTAACAAAAAACATAAAACCGGAAAGATTGTTGGAATCGATCCGTGATGTTGTAAATGGAGGTTCACCAATGAGTACAAATATTGCTCGCATGGTTGTCCGCTCTTTTCAAAAAAATATAGAATCACCATTAACCAACCGTGAAACAGAAGTTTTGAATCTCTTATCCCGTGGTAAAAGCTATAATATGATCGCTGATGATATTTTTATAAATAAAGAAACTGTTCGTACGCATATTAAAAATATCTACCGCAAACTGGAAGTGCATTCCAAAGCAGATGCAATAGAAAAGGCTATAAAACAAAAGCTTATTTAGATCCAATCACTCGTTATTAACGTTTAATTACCACTCACATCCCAAATCATGCCATTCATCCATATCCCCTATTTTGGGTGATATCCTATGCTGACTTTAGCCCCTATTTTAGGTTTAATTCATAAAACCAAAATACGGAGGCAAATATGTTACGAGTTTTACTTTTTCTTAGCTCCATGGCATTTTTACAGGCCCATACATTTACAAAAATAACTGATGAATCGAACCCGATTGTAAGCACTCAAACAGGGCAAAATTATTCCGGGGCAGCCTGGATAGATTATAACAATGATGGTTTGCTCGATTTATTTGCAACTCCGACGCATTTGTTTAAAAACCTTGGTGATGGAAGTTTTGAAACAATTTTTAGTGATTTAGGAAGTTTGCAAAACTCCAATCTTGGTACAGGGACCAGTTGGGCAGATTTTGATAACGATGGTGATTTGGATTGCTTCATTTCAGGAAATCCATCCATCCTTTATCGTAATGACGGCAATGATCAATTCAATCCAATGCTGGAGGGAGATTTAAGTACAGATGTTGCTAATCGAGGCTGGGCTTGTGCCTGGGCAGATTTTGATAATGATGGATACACAGAAATATTTATAACACATCCCGCTGGATTTGTTGGTCCTTCTTTGACATCCCACTTTTTTATAAATAATACAAATGGCATTTTTACTAAAAACAGCGAATATGAGTTCTCAACAAAACAGGCTCCTTACACTGTTGGGATATGGTCTGATTATGATTTGGATGGCGATATAGATTTATTTATCGGAAGTGGCCCGGCGGGTACACCAGGGCCGGATCATATTTATGATAATTTATTGGTTGATACCGGCACAGCTGGTTTTTCACCAATCCAAACATCTCCGCTTGATGGTTTGCAGGATGGCCAGGTTTGGAACTGGATCGATTATGATAATGATGGTGATTTGGATGCATTTTTAACAAACTATGGAGGTGCACCAAACCGCTTTTATAGAAATGATGATGGGCTTTATACAAGCTTATCTAATGCGCTGACCGGCAGCGGTTCTATGCTGGCAAACTCCTGGGCAGATGTTGATAATGATGGGGATCTTGATGTGGTTTTAACCGGGGATACAGGTAATGGGTTCTACATAAATAATGGAGATGGCACTTTTTCAAGTGTAGCGAATGAAATAGCCGGATTAGTTTCAGTTGGTGCTACATGGGGTGATTATGATAATGATGGTGATTTGGATTTGTTTTTATCTGATGGTAATCAACTAAATAATTCGCAGGCACTCTTCCAAAATGAAATAGGTCCAGAGAATAATTGGCTAAATGTTTCTCTGGCCGGAACAGTATCAAATAATGCAGCAATTGGGGCGAAGGTCAGAATTAAAGCAATTATTAGTGGAAGTGCTGTTTGGCAATTTAGAGAAGTGTCTGCACAGAATAGTTTTAACAGCCATAATAGTCTGCGATTGCATTTTGGTCTTGGAGACGCCGAAAACGTAGACTCACTTCAGGTTCTTTGGCCGTCGGGACAAATAACAAATATGGAAAATGTTTCGAGCAAACAGTTTCTTTCGATTACCGAAGAAATTCCACCTGGTTTTTTTAGGGCAAATTTTAAAGCTGATTTAAGAAAACATCTTGGAAAAAAAGTAGAGGTAAATTTTACCGATTTAACAGTTACTGGGATTGATAATCCTGCAACATCCTGGAGCTGGGATTTTAACAATGATGGGGTAGAAGATGCATCAAATCAAAACCCTGCTTGGATATACGATTCAGTGGGCACTTATTCTGTAAAACTAATTATATCAGATGGATCTGAAACAAAAGAAAAGCTGATGCCAAATTTCTTCACATTGAACCGGAGTCCAGGAGTCCCAATTATCACTAACCTCACGCCTAATTTTGTTGACACTACAATTGAAAAACAGAAAACAATTAATTTTGCAGCCGCAGCAAAAGATACAGCAGGTTACGATCTGTTTTATTCATGGAGCTTAAATGGAAGTGTTAAAGGATTAGACTCAGTTTATAATTACAAGTCAACCTCATTTCGACTACCTAAAACAGATACCGTGGCGGTTTCAATTTCAAATGGGTTTAATTCAATCAGTTATTCTTGGTTGGTAAATATAGTCCATGAAATTA
It includes:
- a CDS encoding PKD domain-containing protein is translated as MLRVLLFLSSMAFLQAHTFTKITDESNPIVSTQTGQNYSGAAWIDYNNDGLLDLFATPTHLFKNLGDGSFETIFSDLGSLQNSNLGTGTSWADFDNDGDLDCFISGNPSILYRNDGNDQFNPMLEGDLSTDVANRGWACAWADFDNDGYTEIFITHPAGFVGPSLTSHFFINNTNGIFTKNSEYEFSTKQAPYTVGIWSDYDLDGDIDLFIGSGPAGTPGPDHIYDNLLVDTGTAGFSPIQTSPLDGLQDGQVWNWIDYDNDGDLDAFLTNYGGAPNRFYRNDDGLYTSLSNALTGSGSMLANSWADVDNDGDLDVVLTGDTGNGFYINNGDGTFSSVANEIAGLVSVGATWGDYDNDGDLDLFLSDGNQLNNSQALFQNEIGPENNWLNVSLAGTVSNNAAIGAKVRIKAIISGSAVWQFREVSAQNSFNSHNSLRLHFGLGDAENVDSLQVLWPSGQITNMENVSSKQFLSITEEIPPGFFRANFKADLRKHLGKKVEVNFTDLTVTGIDNPATSWSWDFNNDGVEDASNQNPAWIYDSVGTYSVKLIISDGSETKEKLMPNFFTLNRSPGVPIITNLTPNFVDTTIEKQKTINFAAAAKDTAGYDLFYSWSLNGSVKGLDSVYNYKSTSFRLPKTDTVAVSISNGFNSISYSWLVNIVHEITTIGDDENEVPLKFALNQNFPNPFNPKTIIAYRLKSNSYVELAVYNVVGQKVKTLVNQNESKGFKEVNWNGKDALGNLVGSGLYFYSLVVKNGSNIVFKQNRKMLFVK
- a CDS encoding response regulator transcription factor, whose amino-acid sequence is MKLKINISLVEDDNLIRSGLVTLISETEEFSLCGDYSNCEDLLDDIEQNTPGIILMDIDLPGISGIEGVKKVKLKFPQIDIIILTVHENDDLVFEALCNGACGYLTKNIKPERLLESIRDVVNGGSPMSTNIARMVVRSFQKNIESPLTNRETEVLNLLSRGKSYNMIADDIFINKETVRTHIKNIYRKLEVHSKADAIEKAIKQKLI